In Verrucomicrobiota bacterium, one genomic interval encodes:
- a CDS encoding protein phosphatase 2C domain-containing protein, whose amino-acid sequence MISLQHAGLTDQGRVREKNEDNWVAFPEEGIFIVADGMGGQFAGEVASQLVVDRLPGLLRTAYPVQGGLSVPKIKNNLLKALTEMSLTMSAQARSKPELTGMGSTAVCAVFQDGYAYVGYLGDSRAYRFREGKLKRLTHDHSIAQLLIDAGELTEAEAMTHPGRSRLTRHVGMEGQPLPQMRDLRASPGDIFLLCSDGLTGMLADAEIEGMLGLDGGLEYKCRALVEAANSAGGHDNVTVLLIQVVEE is encoded by the coding sequence ATGATTTCACTGCAACATGCCGGACTTACGGATCAAGGCCGGGTCCGGGAGAAAAATGAGGACAATTGGGTGGCGTTCCCCGAGGAGGGAATCTTCATCGTCGCCGATGGCATGGGCGGGCAGTTTGCGGGGGAAGTGGCATCGCAACTGGTGGTTGACCGCTTGCCGGGGTTGCTCCGCACGGCGTACCCGGTGCAGGGTGGGTTGAGCGTGCCTAAAATAAAGAACAATCTGCTCAAAGCGCTCACCGAGATGAGCCTGACCATGAGCGCCCAAGCCCGGAGCAAACCGGAGTTGACCGGCATGGGTTCCACCGCCGTATGCGCGGTATTCCAGGATGGCTACGCGTATGTTGGCTACCTGGGCGACAGCCGGGCTTATCGCTTTCGCGAGGGCAAGTTGAAACGTTTAACTCATGACCATTCCATTGCCCAGTTGCTCATTGATGCCGGCGAACTCACGGAAGCCGAGGCGATGACGCATCCCGGCCGTTCGCGCTTGACCCGCCATGTCGGCATGGAGGGGCAGCCGCTGCCGCAAATGCGCGATTTACGCGCCAGCCCGGGGGATATTTTCCTGCTGTGTTCGGATGGCTTGACGGGCATGTTGGCCGACGCGGAGATTGAGGGGATGCTCGGCTTGGATGGCGGCCTGGAGTACAAATGCCGCGCCTTGGTGGAGGCCGCCAACAGCGCGGGCGGTCATGATAACGTGACGGTGTTGCTGATCCAAGTGGTGGAAGAATAG